CTGTCCATAATGGCAACAAGTTCATCCCGGTGTTCGTATCGGAAAATATGGTTGGCCACAAGCTTGGGGAGTTTGCTCCCACGCGAATTTTTCGGGGCCATGCCGATAAGAAGAAGATTCGATAGAGA
This genomic window from Candidatus Neomarinimicrobiota bacterium contains:
- a CDS encoding ribosomal protein S19 family protein; the encoded protein is VHNGNKFIPVFVSENMVGHKLGEFAPTRIFRGHADKKKIR